From Aspergillus fumigatus Af293 chromosome 3, whole genome shotgun sequence, a single genomic window includes:
- a CDS encoding arylsulfatase, with protein sequence MTSRPNFLVIVADDLGFSDCGCFGSEISTPNIDALAYSRGGLRFTSFHVAAACAPTRSMLMTGTDHHLTGLGQLPEYIALSRAHQGAPGHEGYLNERVVALPELLRDGGYYTLMSGKWHLGLKREYSPHARGFAKSYAMLSGAANHYGYEPLYDDAVTDVHPFFQTTVTALHMEDAEYSTKLPEDFYSSQTYASKVIEFLSERPKSENGKPFFAYLPFTAPHWPLQAPKSYVDKYRGMYNEGPAALRLKRLERLKELGLVAPDIVPHDVVTGPGDIDWEMMSNEERAKSARAMEVYAAMVEVMDENIGRVLDYLRQSGEYDDTIICFMSDNGAEGASYEASPLGGSGITAHLEKYYDNSLENIGRPNSYVWYGSRWAQAATAPSRLYKMFSTEGGCRVPLVVKPAGNPEALHEGGRVIDAFCTVMDIVPTILEYAGLQHPGTTYRGQKIERVRGVSWKPFLDAITVASTDTSPAPSSIHGEEHVTGWEIAGSGALRKGRYKITYVPLPRGPQRWELFDIVEDPGETRDLSKEKPEIFNELLRLWAIYAEEVGVVGLAGQISANNQVVEGVKDEFEDTGRWIRFIGKDNVPPEIQARLPK encoded by the exons ATGACGTCCCGACCTAACTTTTTGGTCATCGTCGCCGATGACCTCGGTTTCAGCGACTGCGGTTGTTTTGGGTCAGAAATTAGTACACCCAACATTGACGCCTTAGCCTATTCTCGGGGTGGACTGAGGTTCACTTCCTTCCATGTTGCTGCAGCCTGCGCTCCCACAAGGTCCATGCTCATGACTGGAACGGACCACCACTTGACCGGTCTAGGCCAATTGCCGGAGTACATAGCCCTGTCTCGCGCCCACCAAGGCGCCCCAGGCCATGAGGGGTATTTGAACGAGAGAGTTGTGGCATTGCCGGAGCTGCTCAGGGACGGCGGCTACTATACTCTGATGTCGGGAAAATGGCACCTTGGCTTGAAGCGGGAGTACTCGCCGCATGCCCGGGGGTTTGCGAAGTCGTACGCTATGCTTTCCGGTGCGGCGAATCATTATG GTTATGAGCCTCTGTATGATGACGCTGTCACGGACGTCCACCCTTTCTTCCAAACAACGGTGACGGCTCTCCACATGGAAGACGCTGAGTATTCGACAAAACTGCCAGAGGACTTTTATTCTTCCCAGACATACGCCTCGAAGGTCATCGAATTTCTTTCCGAGCGTCCTAAGTCGGAAAATGGGAAGCCGTTCTTCGCTTACCTCCCTTTCACTGCTCCGCACTGGCCTCTGCAAGCGCCCAAGTCCTACGTAGACAAGTACCGCGGGATGTACAATGAAGGTCCAGCCGCATTGAGACTTAAGCGACTCGAGAGACTAAAGGAACTGGGCTTGGTTGCGCCAGACATTGTGCCCCACGACGTTGTAACGGGACCGGGAGACATTGATTGGGAGATGATGTCCAACGAAGAGCGGGCGAAATCCGCTCGCGCGATGGAAGTCTATGCCGCCATGGTGGAGGTGATGGATGAGAATATCGGCCGCGTTCTGGACTACTTACGACAGTCCGGTGAATACGACGACACAATCATCTGCTTCATGTCAGATAATGGTGCCGAGGGCGCCAGTTACGAGGCTTCGCCTCTCGGCGGCAGTGGTATCACAGCACATCTGGAGAAGTACTATGATAATTCGTTGGAGAACATCGGGCGGCCCAACTCCTACGTGTGGTACGGCAGTCGCTGGGCCCAAGCAGCGACGGCCCCATCGCGACTCTACAAGATGTTCTCTACAGAGGGTGGTTGCCGTGTGCCGTTGGTTGTGAAGCCGGCGGGCAATCCGGAAGCCCTGCATGAGGGTGGTCGTGTCATCGACGCCTTTTGTACAGTCATGGACATTGTCCCAACTATTCTGGAATACGCTGGGCTGCAACATCCGGGAACCACATATCGAGGACAAAAGATCGAGCGCGTTCGTGGTGTCAGTTGGAAGCCGTTCCTGGATGCCATAACCGTTGCTAGCACGGATACTTCTCCTGCCCCGTCATCGATCCATGGCGAGGAGCATGTCACAGGCTGGGAAATCGCTGGAAGTGGTGCCCTGCGGAAGGGACGGTACAAGATTACTTATGTTCCCCTTCCTCGGGGCCCACAACGGTGGGAGCTCTTTGACATTGTAGAGGATCCCGGAGAGACGCGCGATTTGAGCAAGGAGAAGCCTGAAATCTTCAATGAATT